Proteins encoded together in one Microcebus murinus isolate Inina chromosome 16, M.murinus_Inina_mat1.0, whole genome shotgun sequence window:
- the TP53RK gene encoding EKC/KEOPS complex subunit TP53RK, giving the protein MAAAVAAAPGDCEEPAPEAEALAAARERSGRFLSGLELLKQGAEARVFRGRFQGRAAVVKHRFPKGYRHPALEARLSRRRTVQEARALLRCRRAGISAPVVFFVDYASNCLYMEEIEGSVSVRDYIQSTLETEKSPQNLFGLAKTIGRVLARMHDEDLIHGDLTTSNMLLKPPMEQQNIVLIDFGLSFISALPEDKGVDLYVLEKAFLSTHPNTETVFEAFLKSYSTSSKKSRPVLKKLDEVRLRGRKRSMVG; this is encoded by the exons ATGGCGGCTGCGGTCGCCGCTGCTCCCGGGGACTGCGAGGAGCCGGCGCCGGAGGCTGAGGCGCTGGCCGCGGCCCGGGAGCGGAGCGGCCGCTTCCTGAGCGGCCTGGAGCTGCTGAAGCAGGGCGCCGAGGCGCGCGTGTTCCGCGGCCGCTTCCAGGGCCGCGCGGCCGTGGTGAAGCACCGCTTCCCCAAGGGCTACCGGCACCCGGCGCTGGAGGCGCGGCTCAGCCGGCGGCGGACCGTGCAGGAGGCCCGGGCGCTGCTCCGCTGCCGCCGCGCAG GAATATCTGCCCCTGTTGTCTTTTTTGTGGACTATGCTTCCAACTGCTTATATATGGAAGAAATTGAAGGCTCAGTGTCTGTTCGAGATTATATTCAATCCACTCTGGAGACTGAAAAATCTCCCCAAAATCTCTTTGGCTTAGCTAAGACAATCGGGCGGGTTTTGGCTCGAATGCATGATGAAGACCTCATTCACGGTGATCTCACAACTTCCAACATGCTCCTGAAACCCCCCATGGAACAGCAGAACATTGTGCTCATAGACTTTGGACTGAGTTTCATTTCAGCACTTCCAGAAGATAAGGGGGTAGACCTCTACGTCCTGGAGAAAGCTTTCCTCAGCACCCATCCCAACACTGAGACTGTGTTTGAAGCCTTTCTGAAGAGCTACTCTACCTCCTCCAAAAAGTCCAGGCCAGTGCTAAAAAAATTAGATGAAGTTCGcttaagaggaagaaagaggtcCATGGTTGGGTAG